A portion of the Kineococcus endophyticus genome contains these proteins:
- a CDS encoding TOBE domain-containing protein produces MPDYRIRDVADLLGVSDDTARRWADSGALPSSKDASGRTVVDGAALAAFAVENAAGAATDTTTVARSARNRFAGLVTRVVADGVMAQVEMQCGPHRVVSLMSSEAATELGLEPGSRATAVVKATTVIVETPDGRS; encoded by the coding sequence GTGCCCGACTACCGCATCCGCGACGTCGCCGACCTGCTCGGCGTCTCCGACGACACCGCCCGGCGCTGGGCCGACAGCGGCGCGCTCCCGAGCAGCAAGGACGCCTCCGGCCGGACCGTCGTCGACGGGGCGGCGCTGGCGGCCTTCGCCGTCGAGAACGCCGCCGGAGCCGCGACCGACACGACGACCGTGGCCCGGTCGGCCCGCAACCGCTTCGCCGGCCTCGTCACCCGCGTCGTCGCCGACGGGGTCATGGCCCAGGTCGAGATGCAGTGCGGACCGCACCGCGTCGTCTCCCTCATGAGTTCCGAGGCGGCCACCGAACTCGGCCTGGAACCCGGCAGTCGCGCGACCGCGGTCGTCAAGGCCACCACCGTCATCGTCGAGACCCCGGACGGCCGCTCGTGA
- a CDS encoding Gfo/Idh/MocA family protein: MTARTGPVGIGIIGAGVISGTYLENLTSFPDVQVHAIGDLYPEAAARRAAEHGVPAHGGIDTVLSHEDVEIVINLTIPAAHVEVSLAAIGAGKHVWSEKPVALGREGGARLIAAAQAAGVRLGCAPDTFLGVGLQTALAVLRRGDIGTPLSALTLMQSPGPESWHPNPAFLFQHGAGPLFDIGPYYLTTLVQAFGPITQVAAVAGTSRAQRTIGSGPKAGEVFEVTVPTHVSALTRFAGGASASSIFSFDSPLPRHGFVEITGTEATLALPDPNNFDGDLRIRRRDGEDWETVASTKALSTRGTGVLEMARAVREGRPHRVQGALAHHVVDAMVSIAESAQTGAFVPVTSTAAPAELLPADWDPTTRTV, encoded by the coding sequence GTGACCGCCCGCACCGGCCCCGTCGGCATCGGGATCATCGGAGCGGGAGTGATCTCCGGCACCTACCTGGAGAACCTCACCTCCTTCCCCGACGTGCAGGTCCACGCCATCGGCGACCTCTACCCCGAAGCCGCCGCCCGCCGGGCCGCCGAACACGGCGTGCCCGCCCACGGCGGCATCGACACCGTCCTCTCCCACGAGGACGTCGAGATCGTCATCAACCTGACGATCCCCGCCGCCCACGTGGAGGTGTCGCTGGCCGCGATCGGCGCGGGCAAGCACGTGTGGTCGGAGAAGCCGGTCGCCCTGGGCCGTGAGGGTGGGGCACGGTTGATCGCGGCCGCGCAGGCGGCGGGGGTGCGGTTGGGCTGCGCGCCGGACACGTTCCTGGGGGTGGGGTTGCAGACGGCGTTGGCGGTGCTGAGGCGGGGGGACATCGGCACCCCGTTGAGCGCGTTGACGTTGATGCAGTCCCCGGGGCCGGAGTCCTGGCACCCCAACCCGGCGTTCTTGTTCCAGCACGGTGCCGGGCCGTTGTTCGACATCGGCCCGTACTACCTGACGACGCTGGTGCAGGCGTTCGGGCCGATCACGCAGGTCGCGGCGGTGGCCGGGACGTCCCGGGCGCAGCGGACCATCGGGTCCGGGCCGAAGGCCGGGGAGGTGTTCGAGGTGACGGTGCCCACCCACGTCAGCGCGTTGACGCGGTTCGCCGGTGGCGCCTCGGCCAGCAGCATCTTCTCCTTCGACTCCCCGTTGCCGCGGCACGGGTTCGTGGAGATCACCGGGACCGAGGCGACGTTGGCGTTGCCGGACCCGAACAACTTCGACGGGGACCTGCGGATCCGGCGCCGCGACGGTGAGGACTGGGAGACGGTCGCCTCGACCAAGGCGCTGTCGACGCGGGGAACGGGGGTGCTGGAGATGGCCCGCGCGGTGCGCGAGGGTCGTCCGCACCGGGTGCAGGGGGCGTTGGCCCACCACGTGGTCGATGCGATGGTCTCGATCGCCGAGTCCGCCCAGACGGGTGCGTTCGTGCCGGTCACCAGCACCGCGGCCCCGGCCGAGCTGCTGCCGGCCGACTGGGACCCCACCACCCGCACCGTGTGA
- a CDS encoding ankyrin repeat domain-containing protein — protein sequence MTHGLTEAELAFLHETFDLAREGATAALAARIDAGVPADLTNSAGDTLLILASYHAHAEVVRALLDRGADHARVNDKGQTALGAAVFRQSRPVVEMLLAAGADPALGRQSGLAVAEVFGLPEMTEVLQRHV from the coding sequence GTGACCCACGGGCTGACCGAGGCCGAACTCGCGTTCCTGCACGAGACCTTCGACCTCGCCCGGGAGGGAGCGACCGCCGCCCTCGCGGCCCGCATCGACGCGGGTGTGCCCGCCGACCTGACGAACTCCGCCGGTGACACCCTGCTGATCCTCGCCTCCTACCACGCGCACGCCGAAGTGGTCCGCGCCCTGCTCGACCGCGGCGCCGACCACGCCCGCGTCAACGACAAGGGGCAGACGGCCCTGGGGGCGGCGGTCTTCCGGCAGTCCCGGCCGGTCGTGGAGATGCTCCTCGCCGCGGGGGCGGATCCCGCGCTCGGACGGCAGTCCGGACTCGCCGTGGCGGAGGTGTTCGGCCTGCCGGAGATGACCGAGGTGCTCCAGCGGCACGTCTGA
- the modA gene encoding molybdate ABC transporter substrate-binding protein — MRLRALPGLLVVALLAACGAGGGSATGATSNSPAERTLTVFAAASLKGTFTRIGEEFEAANPGVRVTFSFAGSSDLATQIGEGAPADVFAAADEKNMAKVTGQSLTAGDPVDFATNVLEIATPPGNPAGVRSFADLARPGLKVVVCAAQVPCGAATETVERSTGVTLAPVSEENSVTDVLGKVTAGEADAGLVYVTDVRGAGDAVTGVEFPESSRAVNTYPVTALKDAADASLAKGFVDFVSGPQGRDVLQDAGFGAP; from the coding sequence GTGAGGCTCCGCGCGCTCCCGGGTCTCCTCGTGGTGGCCCTCCTGGCGGCCTGCGGCGCGGGCGGCGGCTCCGCGACCGGTGCGACGAGCAATTCCCCCGCCGAACGGACCCTCACGGTGTTCGCGGCCGCCTCGCTGAAGGGGACGTTCACGAGGATCGGCGAGGAGTTCGAGGCCGCCAACCCCGGCGTCCGCGTGACGTTCTCGTTCGCCGGTTCCTCCGACCTCGCGACGCAGATCGGCGAGGGTGCCCCCGCGGACGTGTTCGCCGCGGCCGACGAGAAGAACATGGCGAAGGTCACGGGTCAGTCCCTGACCGCGGGGGATCCGGTGGACTTCGCCACCAACGTACTGGAGATCGCGACACCGCCCGGGAACCCCGCGGGGGTCCGGAGTTTCGCGGACCTCGCGCGTCCCGGTCTGAAGGTCGTCGTGTGCGCCGCGCAGGTCCCCTGCGGGGCGGCGACCGAGACGGTGGAGAGGTCGACGGGTGTGACGCTCGCCCCCGTCAGCGAGGAGAACTCGGTGACGGACGTCCTCGGCAAGGTCACCGCCGGCGAGGCCGACGCCGGCCTCGTGTACGTCACCGACGTGCGCGGCGCGGGCGACGCGGTGACGGGCGTGGAGTTCCCCGAGTCCTCCCGTGCCGTGAACACCTACCCGGTGACCGCGCTGAAGGACGCCGCCGACGCCTCGCTGGCGAAGGGTTTCGTCGACTTCGTGTCGGGTCCGCAGGGGCGGGACGTGTTGCAGGACGCGGGGTTCGGCGCGCCGTGA
- a CDS encoding ABC transporter permease, translating into MLPRWVLVPAAIGLLLFVLPLLGILSRVPWSRFPALVTSDSALTALQLSLRTASASTVLCVLLGVPMALVLARGRVPGARVLRSVVLLPLVLPPVVGGLALLWALGRRGLLGPTLSVLGVEVGFTTAAVVLAQTFVSLPFLVLSLEGALLTAGDRYESVAATLGARPGRVLVRITVPLVAPGLLSGAVLAFARALGEFGATLTFAGSLQGVTRTLPLEVYVQRETDPDAAAALSLLLVVVAVVVVVAVRGRRSTV; encoded by the coding sequence GTGCTGCCCCGCTGGGTCCTCGTCCCCGCGGCGATCGGGCTGCTCCTGTTCGTCCTGCCCCTGCTCGGGATCCTCTCCCGGGTTCCGTGGTCGAGGTTCCCGGCGCTCGTCACGTCGGACTCGGCCCTCACCGCGTTGCAGCTGAGCCTGCGGACGGCGTCGGCGAGCACGGTGCTCTGCGTCCTGCTCGGCGTGCCGATGGCCCTCGTCCTGGCCCGCGGTCGCGTCCCCGGGGCCCGGGTGCTGCGCTCGGTCGTGCTGCTGCCCCTCGTCCTGCCGCCCGTCGTCGGCGGGTTGGCGCTGCTGTGGGCGCTCGGCCGTCGCGGGCTGCTCGGCCCGACCCTGTCCGTGCTGGGCGTCGAGGTGGGTTTCACCACCGCGGCCGTGGTCCTGGCGCAGACGTTCGTCTCGCTGCCGTTCCTCGTGCTCAGCCTGGAGGGGGCGCTGCTCACCGCGGGCGACCGCTACGAGTCCGTGGCCGCGACGCTCGGCGCCCGGCCCGGACGCGTCCTGGTGCGCATCACCGTCCCGCTCGTCGCGCCTGGCCTGCTGTCCGGTGCGGTGCTCGCGTTCGCCCGGGCGCTGGGGGAGTTCGGCGCCACGCTCACGTTCGCGGGCAGCCTGCAGGGGGTGACCCGCACGCTGCCGCTCGAGGTGTACGTCCAGCGCGAGACCGACCCGGACGCCGCGGCCGCGCTGTCGCTGCTGCTCGTCGTGGTCGCCGTGGTGGTCGTCGTCGCCGTCCGCGGCCGGCGGAGCACCGTGTGA
- a CDS encoding sugar phosphate isomerase/epimerase family protein, translating to MTPPTTLDASRISVQLYTVREALAADLDGTLARLAAIGFTQVEPFGLTQSATTLAPALAAHGLSAPSAHTSVIGADLDAVLAAAAATGTTLVIDPHVDRARWTTAEDVAAIAAELNTAAQRAADAGVTIGYHNHEFELETRIGGRPALEVLADHLHPAVALEVDTYWAVVGGVDVPDLLDRLGSRVKAVHLKDGDGSRDNTKQVAFGTGAIDTGAILAACGNVELGVLELDDTTGDMFTAVQDSYTNLTKALS from the coding sequence ATGACCCCACCCACCACCCTCGACGCGTCGCGGATCTCGGTGCAGCTGTACACCGTGCGGGAGGCGTTGGCCGCCGACCTGGACGGCACGCTGGCCCGGCTGGCCGCGATCGGGTTCACCCAGGTCGAACCGTTCGGGCTGACGCAGTCGGCGACCACGTTGGCGCCGGCGTTGGCCGCGCACGGGTTGTCGGCGCCCTCGGCGCACACCTCGGTGATCGGCGCGGACCTGGACGCGGTCCTGGCCGCGGCGGCGGCCACCGGCACCACGCTGGTCATCGACCCCCACGTGGACCGCGCCCGCTGGACCACGGCCGAGGACGTCGCGGCGATCGCGGCGGAGTTGAACACCGCCGCGCAGCGGGCCGCCGACGCCGGCGTCACCATCGGCTACCACAACCACGAGTTCGAGCTGGAAACCCGCATCGGCGGCCGGCCGGCGTTGGAGGTGCTGGCCGACCACCTGCACCCTGCCGTCGCGTTGGAGGTGGACACGTACTGGGCCGTGGTCGGTGGGGTGGACGTGCCGGACCTGCTGGACCGGTTGGGGTCGCGGGTCAAGGCCGTGCACCTGAAGGACGGCGACGGCTCGCGCGACAACACCAAGCAGGTGGCGTTCGGGACCGGCGCGATCGACACCGGCGCGATCCTGGCCGCGTGCGGGAACGTCGAGCTGGGGGTCCTCGAACTGGACGACACGACCGGGGACATGTTCACCGCCGTGCAGGACAGCTACACCAACCTCACCAAGGCGCTCTCGTGA